A genomic region of Noviherbaspirillum sp. L7-7A contains the following coding sequences:
- a CDS encoding L,D-transpeptidase family protein, protein MRFRTRFLGGCLAAASTFLLAAPAAGTARMDPDQMLIGVYKDLGNRHLRDALAKADALVTAYPTFQLGHLIRGDLLLMQTQTINKLGAVEGAAPDALADLRQEAMARMRALTERPDPTRVPRAVLQLRPDQKRVLVADARRSRLYVYENRQGELRFQQDFYISQGKLGINKAREGDQKTPLGVYYITSRLAGHRLPDFYGVGALPLSYPNEWDKLQGREGSGIWLHGTPSRNYSRPPLSSDGCVVLTNPDLREVYAGVEINKTPVVIAGDAEFVPRQQVEAERAQAQAMVENWRAALEQQDFEQLRRHYASRFRSEQADTLDDWLARQQKGIQHLNKPALALRELSLFRYPGEEMIVATFTMDAVSGGKRSSIRKRQYWGREAGHWKIVSESGWTA, encoded by the coding sequence ATGCGCTTCCGCACACGATTCCTCGGCGGCTGCCTGGCAGCCGCAAGCACATTCCTGCTGGCCGCTCCGGCCGCAGGCACGGCGCGGATGGACCCGGACCAGATGCTCATCGGGGTCTACAAGGACCTCGGCAACCGCCACCTGCGCGATGCGCTGGCCAAGGCCGATGCGCTGGTCACTGCCTATCCGACCTTCCAGCTTGGACACCTGATACGCGGCGACCTGCTGCTGATGCAGACGCAGACGATTAACAAGCTGGGCGCGGTGGAAGGCGCCGCGCCCGACGCCCTTGCCGACCTCAGGCAGGAAGCCATGGCCCGCATGAGGGCCCTGACCGAGCGGCCCGATCCGACCAGGGTGCCGCGCGCGGTGCTCCAATTGCGCCCGGACCAGAAGCGGGTGCTGGTGGCGGATGCCCGCCGTTCCCGGCTGTATGTCTACGAAAACCGCCAGGGCGAATTGCGATTCCAGCAGGATTTCTATATCAGCCAGGGCAAGCTGGGCATCAACAAGGCAAGGGAAGGCGACCAGAAGACGCCGCTGGGCGTGTACTACATCACCAGCCGCCTGGCGGGCCACCGCCTGCCGGACTTTTATGGCGTAGGCGCCCTGCCTTTGAGCTATCCGAATGAATGGGACAAATTGCAGGGCCGGGAAGGGTCGGGGATCTGGCTGCACGGGACGCCATCTCGCAACTACAGCCGGCCGCCCCTGTCTTCCGATGGCTGCGTGGTGCTGACCAACCCGGATCTGCGCGAGGTCTACGCCGGCGTGGAAATCAATAAGACGCCGGTCGTGATTGCGGGCGACGCTGAGTTCGTGCCGCGCCAGCAGGTCGAAGCCGAGCGCGCGCAGGCACAGGCCATGGTGGAAAATTGGCGTGCGGCGCTGGAGCAGCAGGACTTCGAGCAACTGCGGCGGCACTATGCGAGCCGCTTTCGCAGCGAGCAGGCCGACACGCTGGACGACTGGCTGGCGCGCCAGCAAAAGGGCATCCAGCATTTGAACAAGCCAGCGCTGGCCCTGCGCGAGCTGAGCCTGTTCCGTTATCCGGGCGAGGAAATGATCGTGGCCACCTTCACGATGGACGCGGTGTCCGGCGGCAAGCGCTCGTCGATCCGCAAGCGGCAATACTGGGGCCGCGAAGCCGGCCACTGGAAAATCGTGTCGGAAAGCGGCTGGACGGCGTGA
- a CDS encoding thioesterase family protein → MARADFAFFHPLRVRWAEVDMQAIVFNGHYLTYFDVAFTEYWRATGLPGVMQQAEDGQEMFARKATIEYHAPARFDDMLDIGVRCAALGRSSMRYVLEIYRGEEFLIAGELVYVYADTALRKGVALPEAWRSRLAELERLAPVQQ, encoded by the coding sequence ATGGCACGTGCGGATTTTGCATTCTTCCACCCCTTGCGGGTACGCTGGGCCGAAGTCGATATGCAGGCCATTGTCTTCAATGGCCATTACCTGACCTATTTCGATGTCGCCTTCACGGAGTACTGGCGCGCCACCGGTTTGCCCGGCGTGATGCAGCAGGCCGAGGATGGCCAGGAAATGTTCGCCCGCAAGGCCACCATTGAATATCACGCGCCGGCGCGCTTCGACGACATGCTCGATATCGGCGTGCGCTGTGCCGCGCTTGGCCGCAGCTCGATGCGCTACGTGCTGGAGATCTACCGCGGCGAGGAATTCCTGATTGCCGGCGAGCTGGTCTACGTGTATGCCGACACGGCGCTGCGCAAGGGCGTGGCGCTGCCGGAGGCCTGGCGGTCCCGGCTGGCGGAACTGGAACGGCTTGCGCCGGTGCAGCAATGA